From Flavobacteriales bacterium, one genomic window encodes:
- a CDS encoding ABC transporter permease — translation MHKVWLIIQREYLTRVKKKSFIIMTILGPLLFVGFIGGAFYLSLDDSREFDVVLT, via the coding sequence ATGCATAAGGTCTGGTTGATCATACAACGGGAGTACCTGACACGCGTCAAAAAGAAGTCCTTCATCATCATGACCATTCTTGGGCCTTTGCTCTTCGTGGGCTTCATCGGAGGAGCCTTTTACTTGAGCCTGGATGATTCTCGAGAGTTCGATGTGGTATTGACC